The following coding sequences lie in one Apium graveolens cultivar Ventura chromosome 1, ASM990537v1, whole genome shotgun sequence genomic window:
- the LOC141718786 gene encoding protein indeterminate-domain 13-like, translated as MDDTTVSGNEDGDEEDAELCEDEESGAKRNSGPDAEFVAFSPHSLMATNRFWCEVYNRGFQREQNLQFHRRGHNWPRKLKQKTNDEFKKTVYIFPEVGCVHHDPSRALGDLTTIKKHFSGKHSGKKKFGCDKCKKKFAVLGDWCWF; from the exons ATGGATGACACCACCGTCAGCGGCAATGAGGACGGAGATGAAGAGGATGCCGAGCTTTGCGAAGATGAGGAGAGTGGCGCAAAAAGAAACAGTG GTCCTGATGCAGAGTTTGTAGCATTTTCCCCGCATAGTCTAATGGCAACAAATCGATTTTGGTGTGAGGTGTACAATAGAGGTTTTCAAAGGGAGCAGAACTTGCAGTTCCACAGAAGAGGACATAATTGGCCTCGGAAGCTGAAGCAAAAGACAAACGATGAATTCAAGAAAACGGTTTACATTTTCCCTGAAGTTGGTTGTGTTCATCATGATCCCTCAAGAGCACTTGGAGATCTGACTACTATCAAGAAGCATTTCTCCGGAAAACATAGTGGCAAAAAAAAATTCGGCTGTGATAAATGTAAGAAGAAGTTTGCTGTGCTCGGTGACTGGTGTTGGTTTTAA